The genomic DNA CAAGGTCGTGGTGGTCACCGGTGCGGGCAGCGGGCTGGGCCGCGCCACCGCCAGGGTGTTGTTGGCGGCGGGGCACCGCGTGGTGCTGGCCGGCCGACGGCCGGTGGCGTTGGCCGAAACGGCTGCGGGACATCCGAACTCGAGGATCTGCGGCACCGATGTCACGGATTCCGCGTCGGTGGACGCGCTGTTTGCCGATGCGGTGTCGGCCTTCGGCCGGGTCGATGTGTTGTTCAACAACGCCGGGGTGTTCGGTCCGGCGGCATCGGTCAGCGAGATCGACGACGCCTCCTGGGAGCAGGCCTGGCGCACCAACGTCGACGGGTCGGTGTTCTGTGCCCGTGCCGCGGCCCGGGTGATGACGGCGCAAGTGCCCCGCGGGGGGCGCATCATCAACAACGGCTCGCTGGCGGCGCACCGGCCACGCCCCCGCACGCTCGCCTACGCGGTGACCAAGCACGCCATCACCGGCCTGACCGCATCGATGCTGCTGGACCTACGGGATCTGGACATCTGCGTCACCCAGATCGACATCGGCAACGCCGCGACCGTGATGACCGCGGGATTCTCCGAGGCCGTGCAGGCCAACGGGTCTGTGCTGGCCGAACCCACGATCGATGCCGAACACGTGGCGCGGTCGATCGCGCACGTGATCGACCTGCCGCTCGAGGTGGCCATTCCATCGGTGACGGTGATGGCGCGGGCCATGCCCTACTTCGGGCGCGGCTGAGGGGTCGCGCCTACTCGGCACCGTGGCAGGCTGATGAGGCATCTACGATCGTGCCCAGTAGATGGGGAAGGTGGCGCCATGACACACAGGACACGAATCGCGCTCACCGCGGCGGCGGTGGTCGCGGTGGTGGTGGCGACGCTGGCCGTGCTGTTCCTGCGCGACGACAGTGCGCCGCAGCAGCTTGCGGGCCCGGAGTCGGAGTTGGTGGTCCGCGACAACAGCCACCGGCTGTCGTCGGTCCCGGACAGTCCCGTCCACTTCGTCGAGTTCCTCGACTTCGAATGCGAGGGCTGCAAGGCGATGTACCCGGTGGTCGAACAACTGCGCTCCGAGTACGGCGACCGGGTGAACTTCGTCATCCGCTACTTCCCGCTCAGCGGCCA from Mycolicibacterium tokaiense includes the following:
- a CDS encoding SDR family oxidoreductase, with protein sequence MSKVVVVTGAGSGLGRATARVLLAAGHRVVLAGRRPVALAETAAGHPNSRICGTDVTDSASVDALFADAVSAFGRVDVLFNNAGVFGPAASVSEIDDASWEQAWRTNVDGSVFCARAAARVMTAQVPRGGRIINNGSLAAHRPRPRTLAYAVTKHAITGLTASMLLDLRDLDICVTQIDIGNAATVMTAGFSEAVQANGSVLAEPTIDAEHVARSIAHVIDLPLEVAIPSVTVMARAMPYFGRG